Part of the Mytilus trossulus isolate FHL-02 chromosome 2, PNRI_Mtr1.1.1.hap1, whole genome shotgun sequence genome is shown below.
TATAAACTGAAACCGTGAGTTGCAAACTGTAATGTTAGACTTACTGTCATTGAAAGGACTAGGTGAAAGTGTTTTCAGTTCTTGGTTTCCTCTAGAATCTAGTTTAAATGATATGATATATTCTATCATAGCTCGTCTATTCTCATATATTACAAATTCATTGTAATCTCTAGGGCATCCCTATAAAACATAAATCATTGTTTTGGgtttatttaagataatatttttgtttgcattttcaCAAAACCATTTCACTCTGAAGTCTAAAagtctaaattttgtaaattaaaaaagaatataaatcaaatttttttttataaatatacatctAAATTAGcatttagaattttttaaagaataaaaggCTTTTTTTCTATATGTAGGTTCACAAAGTATATCTTACCACAACAGAATCATAAAACCTCCATCCTGTCTTTACATCAGGTTTCTCTGGCTCTCTCTGTAAAGCGGTATCATACTCTCCTTTAGGAAAAtgctgttaaaaataaaacaatgataatgaaacaaacatgGATTGTGTTTGGATTCCTGTCTCACTGATGCTGTCCTCAATCTCTTCTTTAAGGCATCTTGTGATAAAGAAAATTGATAATATTCTCAACAACTCATAAATATATCACTTCTTTCTGGTGCATGGTTTTCACAATTTCCTGGACGTAGTCAGAAGAATCTGATTCACAAACTGACTTTTACAtccaattaaagaaaaaaaaattgtgatttcAACTTATTTTGTCCAGGTAGGATGGTGCTACATGTAAATGTCTAGGAAAGAATAattaaacacttattttgattcTTTAAGAATATCTCTACAATAACCTTAGATTACTCATTATTATTTCTACACAAACCTTAGAAAGATTAATGATATCTCTACACTTCCCCAAGATTCTTTTATGTTAGTATTACAGTTACCTTGATTCTTAAAAGTAAGATTCATAGAGGATATCTCTTCACATAATGTTGATTAGCTTAGAATATATCTGTACATTTACCTTAGAATCTCCAAGAATAACTCTACACTTACCTTAGAATCTCCAAGAATAACTCTACACTTACCTTAGAATCTCCAAGTATAACTCTACACTTTAGTATGTACACTTACCTTAGAATCTCCAAGTATAACTCTACACTTTAGTATGTACACTTACTTACCTTAGAATCTCCAAGAATAACTCTACACTTTAGTATGTACACTTACCTTAGAATCTCCAAGTATAACTCTACACTTTAGTATGTACACTTACCTTAGAATCTCCAAGTATAACTCTACACTTTCGTATGTACACTTACCTTAGAATCTCCAAGTATAACTCTACACTTTAGTATGTACACTTACCTTAGAATCTCCAAGTATAACTCTACACTTTAGTATGTACACTTACCTTAGAATCTCCAAGTATAACTCTACACTTTAGTATGTACACTTACCTTAGAATCTCCTAGAATAACTCTACACTTTAGTATGTACACTTACCTTAGAATCTCCAAGTATAACTCTACACTTTAGTATGTACACTTACCTTAGAATCTCCAAGTATAACTCTACACTTTAGTATGTACACTTACCTTAGAATCTCCAAGAATAACTCTACACTTACCTTAGAATCTCCAAGAATAACTCTACACTTGAGTATATATGACTCTTCTAAATTACTGTCTTTTGCATAATGAATACATTTCAAAGGATTGTCactaaaatgaataaaaataaatataagcaACTATCTGCTAATTGCATGATATATATGTTTACAATCATTTGTCTTTAAGACTCTCTCTTTTTGAAGTGTTTTGTCAGATTAAAGTCAACAAATGCAATAAAAGGAGGTCTAATAGGGTGGTCTAAACCCTGGTTCCTGCTTATAGTTTTGTTAGATTCCTGTATCTCGCCTTTCATTGTAATAATACAACTTGTAATTTCAAGTGTCCTGTATAATTTTACTTTCATGAGTCAtgcttaaaaaaatcagttggcCAATTCTGGATcatgcttagaccccaatgagacccacattaaaaagaaaagaccAACCAGTAAACAGCAGGAAcattcattttatcaaaaaaaatacttcGACAAATGTTAATATTAGTTAGTGCAGATTTAAAAGATAGAAATTTCTCATCAAATAACATTCTTGATAGAGAAGGAATATGTCTTTTCTTACTGGattacaattatcaaacaataatttttcTTCACAAAGCCCTGTCCTTTTCCCTTTATCAGGACTTTTTTAAGATGCAAATTGAGCGTAAAAACCCcatttaagttaaaacataCAAACCTAAAGTAAATTCCTTTTCCAAAGAAGCCCATTCTGCTAAGTCTTTGGTCTAATCCTTCTTCACCAATACGAGACTTGTCCACTTTTGTAccatgatataaatattgaatgttCATGTTAAACCCTGAAAACAATTATCTAGTtctataaaaatagaaattaatttaCATGGAAAATAGCAGAATTAAATTTTCCTGATCATGAGTTGTTGCCCCCTTTAATAAGAAATCTCAGAATTGTTTGTATGAAAAATCACTTGAATCTGCAAATGTATCACACTATGTAAACAGTGTCttcaataaaaatgcatttaattttcaatacaacttcaatttttaaaaacaaagaacaatAAATGCTACACGGAACACAAAACATTCTTGATAAAACCAACATCTGTCAAAATTGGCAGCAGCCTCATGTCTAAAACTACTTTATATAGAAcaataaattcagaaaattcaCATAATTTGCACAATATGCAACTTTTAATGTATTTGGTTGATGATTCaacctttcaatttttttattttcatttacttttcAGCGAACTGAACCAGGAGAATTTATACTTAAATTACTTACCAAGCTGCCGATGTTTTTTAATATGTTCAGTTTCGGATTTGAATCTGTCTAGAAGATGAATATTTTCTAAGCGCTCTATTTTAGTGATCTGAATACCAACACTTTTCATTTCATCACAAATATGGTCATATTCTTTTTGTCCTGGGGATAATGTCACTATATCATAGATACTATGCTTACAATTACTTGTCCAATTAACAGGGATTCCATTCTCATTGTATGGAAAAGGATTGAATGGTTGTGAATGCTTTGCATTACTTGATGAACATAAATTTCCATCATATAATATTGCTGATTCATCAATATTCTCTGTTAAAGTACAAACACCAAAATTATCTGGTAACCTGTTTGTTTTCCTTAGTCTCTGGTATTCCTGATGTGATATTGTCTCCCTTTGTAATAAATCTTCAAGTTCTTCAGCTACTCTATCTGGACAACTCTCTACTTCCGAAGTACAATTTAATGAATCATTAACGCTGTCTGTTTCTGAGGGTTTAAACCTGTCTTTACGtctcatttttctttaatttttgtttgccaAATTCAACTCTACAATCGTTAATCTGTAATAGCAAGCTTTTCTTCTACAAAGGAAAATattcttttgatatatttttttcaattttaaacaatgtaGTTAGTCCCCCTTACTTACATGACTTTAAAACACTAATTTAGAACTTTAAATGGTCAGCTAGTATATCCCAAACAACTGCAGAGAAAAATGTTATCTATTCCTGTTCATAAAAGTTAACATTGTCTTAAACTATTGCACcatgttttatatattcataggacatgaaaatataaacaaaaccaaTCACAATCGActttcacagtatatacccATGAGGCAAGCACCCCTCTGTGCACTGACTTTATTCAGAGTTTGAAtgattctttttataatttattggggtgtaaacaCAGTAAATGTAAGTACATAGACTAAGGCATATGTTATACAAAGAAATACAGTTCCATGTGTCTGAGTTACCAGTTAAGACAGAAATCTTACATCTACTAATTTAAAAAGGTGTCAGAAATTAGATCTGTCTATAAAGCTAATCGTTAGGTTTCTTACAACAAGTTTCATGATAgagatggattttttttataccttatgccacaggcacttgtttctatgaGTGTAATAACAAATTGTTAAAGGAAGCCTGTGATCGCGTCAATTGATCTTT
Proteins encoded:
- the LOC134706388 gene encoding uncharacterized protein LOC134706388, whose amino-acid sequence is MRRKDRFKPSETDSVNDSLNCTSEVESCPDRVAEELEDLLQRETISHQEYQRLRKTNRLPDNFGVCTLTENIDESAILYDGNLCSSSNAKHSQPFNPFPYNENGIPVNWTSNCKHSIYDIVTLSPGQKEYDHICDEMKSVGIQITKIERLENIHLLDRFKSETEHIKKHRQLGFNMNIQYLYHGTKVDKSRIGEEGLDQRLSRMGFFGKGIYFSDNPLKCIHYAKDSNLEESYILKCRVILGDSKHFPKGEYDTALQREPEKPDVKTGWRFYDSVVGCPRDYNEFVIYENRRAMIEYIISFKLDSRGNQELKTLSPSPFNDNSAFVTDDTHSDKIEEIRETIRRKRCTEKGEEYIPPDEDKKRKDRDLYLRLQQLHKGSQDSKSDAKESMEVIEERTGSIQSHKERTDSIQSNKDDIDPIEEVIDSLVTDFLVVTNTDNIEAAKYYIERSQMDVDKAITMYYEEML